The Ailuropoda melanoleuca isolate Jingjing chromosome 9, ASM200744v2, whole genome shotgun sequence genome includes a region encoding these proteins:
- the CCDC166 gene encoding coiled-coil domain-containing protein 166 → MAPKKKRGPSAGRRPGAAGDGAKPPLSEHGQYLQREYKLLSEQLDACEARVDQVLQENAFLDREAVRLREENRLFASYVSARAQRCAQAIVRLEEQNRVDLTQIHWQRAELASLYRGREDGVRTQLLEMEARAAQMARQVQELQPYKELQLEQLARIRALERELLHIRVEHTQLLHHVKRRFLEDKAAFEREARQRVQSLARRAEWEAARALVVHTQAIKAENARLRQELLRLLRWAQLLHDTRRQLLEQREQLRREHEDTRDLARVHGWLRRGPDGPPLWQPPPPASRLESFAAPTAPSRAAPRAPLRAGSGSLLPSHVGSRTPSQAPSKARSRVPSQHPSPSGSRAPSLIPPHRDSRAPSLTLSRPGSQVSSRFSLPGASQGTTPSTKSVLGSGSFRPPVEGDRGH, encoded by the exons atgGCGCCCAAGAAGAAGCGCGGGCCCAGCGCGGGGCGCCGGCCGGGCGCTGCGGGAGACGGAGCCAAGCCGCCGCTGTCGGAGCACGGGCAGTACCTGCAGCGCGAATACAAGCTGCTCTCCGAGCAGCTGGACGCCTGCGAGGCGCGCGTTGACCAGGTGCTGCAGGAGAACGCCTTCCTGGACCGCGAGGCGGTGCGCTTGCGCGAGGAGAACCGGCTCTTCGCCAGCTACGTGAGCGCGCGCGCACAGCGCTGCGCCCAAGCCATCGTCCGGCTAGAGGAGCAGAACCGCGTGGACCTGACGCAGATCCACTGGCAGCGGGCCGAGCTGGCCTCGCTGTACCGCGGACGCGAGGACGGGGTGCGCACGCAGCTGCTGGAGATGGAGGCGCGCGCGGCGCAGATGGCGCGGCAGGTGCAGGAGCTGCAGCCCTACAAG GAGCTGCAGCTGGAGCAATTGGCCCGGATCCGGGCGCTGGAGCGCGAGCTGCTACACATCCGCGTGGAGCACACGCAGCTGCTTCACCACGTGAAAAGGCGCTTCCTGGAGGACAAGGCGGCCTTCGAGCGCGAGGCGCGTCAGCGTGTGCAGTCCCTGGCGCGACGCGCGGAGTGGGAGGCGGCGCGCGCGCTCGTCGTGCACACGCAGGCCATCAAGGCTGAAAACGCGCGCCTCCGGCAGGAGCTCCTGCGGCTCCTTCGCTGGGCTCAGCTGCTGCATGACACGCGGCGCCAGCTGCTGGAGCAGCGTGAACAGCTGCGGCGCGAGCACGAGGACACTCGGGACCTGGCGCGCGTGCATGGCTGGTTGCGCCGGGGCCCCGACGGCCCGCCGCTGTGgcagccgccgccgcccgccTCTCGTCTCGAGTCCTTTGCCGCCCCCACAGCCCCATCGCGCGCGGCTCCCCGGGCCCCATTGCGCGCGGGCTCCGGGTCATTGCTCCCGTCGCATGTGGGCTCCAGGACCCCATCACAGGCCCCTTCGAAGGCGCGTTCACGGGTTCCATCCCAGCACCCATCGCCCTCGGGCTCCCGGGCCCCGTCCTTGATCCCGCCCCACCGGGACTCCAGGGCCCCATCCTTGACCCTGTCGCGCCCGGGCTCCCAGGTCTCTTCGCGGTTCTCATTACCTGGAGCCTCACAGGGCACCACTCCGTCTACTAAGTctgtcctgggatcaggctcttTCCGTCCCCCAGTCGAAGGAGACCGTGGACACTGA